From one Lycium barbarum isolate Lr01 chromosome 6, ASM1917538v2, whole genome shotgun sequence genomic stretch:
- the LOC132600808 gene encoding arogenate dehydratase 2, translated as MATTAIVRSPKLPLPLPETTTTSNLQSLNHNNTFLFTPLHNKRRRFISIYASTDSTGSSDLSNNAFGGEIKKGQAIELNKVNDDNPYEFNAKDSPNPLPRPLTSADLSNMASEGSRLRVAYQGVRGAYSESAAEKAYPNCEAVPCEQFDTAFEAVERWLVDRAVLPIENSLGGSIHRNYDLLLRHRLHIVGEVKLAISHCLLANNGVKIEDLKRVLSHPQALAQCENTLTKLGLVREAVDDTAGAAKYIAFNKLKDAGAVASLAASRIYGLNVLAQDIQDDSDNVTRFLMLAREPIIPGTDKPFKTSVVFSLDEGPGVLFKALAVFAMRNINLTKIESRPLQKQALRVLDDSLDGFPKYFPYLFYVDFEASMADQRAQNALGHLKEFATFLRVLGSYPSDSGIA; from the exons ATGGCTACCACCGCCATTGTTAGGTCTCCAAAACTCCCCTTACCTCTACCCGAAACAACAACCACTTCAAATCTCCAATCCCTAAACCACAACAACACTTTCTTATTCACTCCTTTACATAATAAACGACGTCGTTTTATCTCGATCTATGCTTCCACCGACAGTACCGGTTCCAGTGACCTAAGCAACAATGCATTTGGAGGTGAAATTAAGAAAGGACAAGCAATTGAGCTTAATAAAGTTAATGATGATAATCCTTATGAATTCAATGCTAAGGATTCACCTAATCCCCTTCCAA GGCCATTAACTTCGGCTGATTTGAGCAATATGGCGTCTGAAGGTTCTCGTCTTCGGGTTGCTTATCAG GGTGTGCGTGGTGCTTATAGTGAATCAGCGGCAGAGAAAGCATACCCCAACTGCGAAGCAGTTCCGTGTGAACAATTTGATACTGCTTTTGAA GCTGTTGAAAGGTGGCTTGTTGATAGAGCAGTTTTACCAATTGAAAACTCTTTAGGGGGGAGTATCCACAGGAATTATGACCTCTTACTGAGACACCGTTTACATATAGTTGGAGAAGTCAAACTAGCAATTTCGCACTGTTTGCTGGCTAACAATGGCGTCAAAATTGAAGACCTGAAAAGAGTTCTTAGCCATCCGCAG GCTCTTGCTCAGTGTGAGAACACATTAACGAAGTTGGGATTGGTCAGAGAAGCTGTGGATGATACTGCTGGTGCAGCCAAG TATATTGCTTTCAACAAACTCAAAGATGCAGGGGCAGTTGCAAGTCTGGCTGCGTCTAGGATCTATGGTTTGAATGTGCTTGCACAAGATATTCAG GATGATTCTGATAATGTCACCCGCTTCCTTATGCTGGCCAGGGAGCCCATCATTCCTGGTACGGATAAACCATTCAAG ACAAGTGTAGTTTTTTCGCTTGATGAAGGTCCTGGGGTGCTTTTCAAGGCACTTGCTGTTTTTGCTATGCGAAATATCAACCTTACTAAG ATTGAGAGTCGTCCGCTGCAAAAGCAGGCTTTGCGGGTGCTTGATGATAGTCTAGATGGATTTCCAAA GTACTTCCCTTACCTTTTCTATGTTGATTTCGAAGCATCAATGGCCGATCAAAGGGCTCAAAATGCTCTGGGGCATCTAAAG GAATTTGCTACCTTTTTACGAGTTTTAGGGAGTTACCCTTCAGATAGTGGAATAGCTTGA